CTTGATTGATCGATCAAAAATTGCGCCTCAACAAGCATCGCTGCAAGCTCATCCGACTCAAGCTGAACGCGGGCAAGTGTATACTTTACACGGGGCGGTATTCGATGATTTTAACCTCACCGTTGATCATGCGAGCCAACTGATTAAACTAACCGAACGAGAGTATAATCTAGCCAAGCTGTTATTTGAAAATGTGGGCATCAATTTATCACGTGAGTTGATTTTACAACGCATTTGGAACAAAGACACAAAAGAGGCGGGGCGCTCTTTGACAACGCACATTCATTTGATTCGAGACAAGCTTGAGTTGACTGTCGACAATGGTTGGGCTCTGCGTCCTGTATATGGTTTTGGTTATCGATTGGACTCCTTCAATAATCACACACACACCTGATGCGTTTTAAAAGATTAAAAAATTAAAGCGCATTTGAAAGCACACCCTTTTTTATGAAAAAAGTACTTTGGGGCACTCAACTGCAAGCACTCATGTGTATGGGTGCTTTTGTCACGTCTATGGCCTATGCACAAGAAGCTTGCGATGGTGACCCTTTGGTCAATGTCCCTCGAAAAGTCCAATCTGTTGTCAAAGGGGGTCACGTGCATAAAGTCAAACATGTGCGAGCTCCTAATCCCACGCTCATTTCTCAACATGGGGGTGTGCTGTTAACAGATGCCAATGGCAAGTCTCGCCCACTTTTTGACGACAGTGGACAACTCACCACCATCAAAAATGGGGATACTGTGCAAACATTGGGCGATGGTTTTACCAGCATTCGTTCCAGTGATGGGAGTCGTTTGGTCATTCCGAGCAATTCCACCGTGTATATGAAGCGCATCAGCCAAACACCCATACAAATCGAACTCAAGCAAGGGCGCGTTGAAAATTATGTGGCCGACTCAAGCAAATCGACCGCCAAAAATAAAACCAAAACCAGTTATCAAATTCGCACGCCTGCGGTCACATTGAGTGTGCGAGGCACACAATTTCGCGTTCAATACAGCGAGGGCGAAAATGTAGCGCGAACGGCCATTTCAGACGGTTTAGTGGCGGCACAGCGGCCATCGGTGTGTGCTGCCGCAACCTTGCTTGAGCGAGGGGATGGCGCGTTGGTCTCTCAGCAAGGCATCAAAAAAGTTCCCATGTTGCCAGCCCCTGATTTGTCTGGATTGTCTCCAGTTGTGCGTGGTTATGACATGGGTTTTAAGTTGCCAGCCATGGGCAAAGCCGTTCAATACCATGTTCAAGCGGCTTATGATGAGCAGTTCTTGTCTGTGGTGCAAGAGGGGTACAGTAAAACGCCCGATGTGAAATTAAATCATTTGGACAGTGGGTTTTATTTTGTAAGGTTCTCTGCGATTGATGCCAATGGCATCGAAGGCTTTGCCAGCAGTGATCATTTCTTGTATCAGCCCGATACGCCGTACTAAATCATGACGGCTAAGCCTTCTTCTTCTTACATGCCTGAAAAGAGCCGCTTGCGGCTCTTTTTTGAATGGATGCTCATCCTTGTGCTCCTGTTAAGCTCGGGTGCATTTATTAAAATTCACGGCACCTTCGATGCTTTGGATCAAGTCACGTACGATGGTTTGATGTGGCAAATGGAGCAGCCCGCAGATGAACGCATTGTTTTGGTTGAAATAGATGATGCCAGTTTAAATCAACTGGGTCGTTGGCCGTGGTCGCGTGAAGTGCATGCACAATTTCTCAATGCGATTAAACCCGCCCATCCGAAGGGTGTTTTGATGGACATTTTGTTCGTTGAGTCATCCAATCTCAAGGCTGACGCTGCCATGGCGCATTCGGCGAAAGGTTTACCCAAATGGGTGTTGCCAGCTTTATTGACCTCTGCGAATGGCAATATTTTGGATTTGGGTCATCCAGAAGACGGCATTCAGCTGCAAATGCCGATTCAACCTTTGTTGCAATATGCACAGGTTGGCTTGGCGACTGCAGCGCCAGATTCGGACAACACGGTGCGCAGAGTGTATATGGGCTATGATTTGGACGGTCAAATATTGCCCACGATGAGCGCATTGCTTTTAGATGGGTACGATGCATCGCGCGTTGATCAAGTACTCATTCCCTATACTGGAGGCATGAACCACTATGATCGGGTCAGCTACGCCGATGTACTGAATGGTACGGTTCCTGCATCGAAGTTGCAAGACCGATATGTCTTTGTGGGTGCGACAGCTGTGGGTTTGGGTGACTTGCATAAAACCCCTTTTGGCATCATGTCGGGTGTTGAGATTCATGCCAATGTTTTTGACGGTTTGCTCAATCAGCGCAGCTTAAGCATGCTGGAGTCAAAAAAAATGGTGATGTTGTACACGCTGTTGCCCTTGCTGCTGCTGATGCTTGGTTTTTTATTTATCAATGAGACATGGCATTTTTATTGGTTACTGACATGGGTGGGCGCGTGGCTTGGGCTGTGCGCCTATTTGTTGACGTGGCAACACCTGTGGGCTTCCCCGGTCACGACGATATTGCTCTTGGTGGTTGCGTATATCTTGTGGAGTTGGCGAAGAATCGCTGCCATCATGCGTTATTTTGAAGGGCAATTAAAGGGAATTCGCATACAGCTGCCTGATTCAAATGTTGAGACGGCGCATCTCAGCTATGCACACACATTACAAGGTGTCATTGAGCACATTGACCGCTTGCAGTCTGCACAACAGCAAATTCAAGTGCAAAACCGAGAGTTGATTGACTATTTGTCGCATGACTTGCGTACACCACAGGTTTCAATCCTGTCGGCCATTGCCATGCACAAAAGCAACCCTGAGCAAATGCCCCATGATGTTTTATTTGCCCAAATCACAGAAAATGCACAGGACACATTGCAATATGCGCGCGACCTGGTTGAGCTCAACCATGCTCAAACAGGAGACCTGATGTATGAAGAGCATCAGCTTCAATATTTAATAGACTACGCCGTCGAGCGGATTAATATTCAAGCCCAAGAAAAGCACATTCGAATCAATGTGTTGCATAACGATGATGTGGCCGCTTGGGTGCTGGTGGATGGCGAATTGATTGAGCGCGCAATCATTAATTTAATCAGCAA
The window above is part of the Ephemeroptericola cinctiostellae genome. Proteins encoded here:
- a CDS encoding response regulator transcription factor; this encodes MIRIAVLDDNNTHSQMVEQALIGGPHNWDEPIEVLSFESGVALLERIKTETFDCIILDRVVPDMSGDVILQWVRQYRKQYIPVIMLTSRKSGQELVELLNAGADEYMIKPFYPDELLVRVKRLIDRSKIAPQQASLQAHPTQAERGQVYTLHGAVFDDFNLTVDHASQLIKLTEREYNLAKLLFENVGINLSRELILQRIWNKDTKEAGRSLTTHIHLIRDKLELTVDNGWALRPVYGFGYRLDSFNNHTHT
- a CDS encoding CHASE2 domain-containing protein, with product MTAKPSSSYMPEKSRLRLFFEWMLILVLLLSSGAFIKIHGTFDALDQVTYDGLMWQMEQPADERIVLVEIDDASLNQLGRWPWSREVHAQFLNAIKPAHPKGVLMDILFVESSNLKADAAMAHSAKGLPKWVLPALLTSANGNILDLGHPEDGIQLQMPIQPLLQYAQVGLATAAPDSDNTVRRVYMGYDLDGQILPTMSALLLDGYDASRVDQVLIPYTGGMNHYDRVSYADVLNGTVPASKLQDRYVFVGATAVGLGDLHKTPFGIMSGVEIHANVFDGLLNQRSLSMLESKKMVMLYTLLPLLLLMLGFLFINETWHFYWLLTWVGAWLGLCAYLLTWQHLWASPVTTILLLVVAYILWSWRRIAAIMRYFEGQLKGIRIQLPDSNVETAHLSYAHTLQGVIEHIDRLQSAQQQIQVQNRELIDYLSHDLRTPQVSILSAIAMHKSNPEQMPHDVLFAQITENAQDTLQYARDLVELNHAQTGDLMYEEHQLQYLIDYAVERINIQAQEKHIRINVLHNDDVAAWVLVDGELIERAIINLISNAIRYSPEHSTVSIQLQHDAINQPHWISLLITDQGVGMSASLQQALLQGLHEKKASPQHAPDAGGSMGIGWRMVQSIVRRHHGRLNIKSDLGQGCTVTVSLPLID
- a CDS encoding FecR family protein — protein: MKKVLWGTQLQALMCMGAFVTSMAYAQEACDGDPLVNVPRKVQSVVKGGHVHKVKHVRAPNPTLISQHGGVLLTDANGKSRPLFDDSGQLTTIKNGDTVQTLGDGFTSIRSSDGSRLVIPSNSTVYMKRISQTPIQIELKQGRVENYVADSSKSTAKNKTKTSYQIRTPAVTLSVRGTQFRVQYSEGENVARTAISDGLVAAQRPSVCAAATLLERGDGALVSQQGIKKVPMLPAPDLSGLSPVVRGYDMGFKLPAMGKAVQYHVQAAYDEQFLSVVQEGYSKTPDVKLNHLDSGFYFVRFSAIDANGIEGFASSDHFLYQPDTPY